One region of Halohasta litchfieldiae genomic DNA includes:
- the dcd gene encoding dCTP deaminase, whose protein sequence is MILSDTDLLERLGEGDLVVDPIDDLDTQVQPASIDMRLGSEFLEFQRTNIPCIHPNRADEVDEYVRETYVEEGDEFILHPGDFVLGTTKERVEIPPDLVATVEGRSSFGRLAVVVHATAGFIDPGFKGQITLELSNLGAAPVALSPGMRVSQLVFTELKSASTRPYGSERGSKYQDQAGPRASKIQDDPEFDLAVDAETDESKAKPSKGTDDSQ, encoded by the coding sequence ATGATCCTATCGGACACCGACCTGCTCGAACGGTTGGGCGAGGGCGATCTCGTCGTCGACCCCATCGACGACCTCGATACCCAGGTCCAGCCCGCGAGCATCGATATGCGGCTCGGCTCTGAGTTCCTCGAATTCCAACGCACCAACATTCCTTGCATCCACCCGAATCGCGCCGACGAGGTCGACGAGTACGTTCGGGAAACCTACGTCGAAGAGGGCGACGAATTCATCCTCCATCCGGGCGATTTCGTGCTCGGCACGACCAAAGAGCGCGTCGAGATTCCCCCGGATCTCGTTGCGACTGTCGAAGGCCGATCATCCTTTGGCCGTCTTGCGGTTGTAGTCCATGCAACGGCGGGGTTCATCGATCCCGGATTCAAGGGCCAGATCACGCTCGAACTCTCGAATCTTGGGGCTGCGCCGGTCGCGCTGTCGCCGGGGATGCGGGTCTCCCAACTCGTCTTTACCGAACTCAAATCGGCCTCGACCCGCCCCTACGGCAGCGAACGCGGCTCGAAGTACCAAGATCAGGCCGGGCCACGGGCTTCGAAGATTCAAGACGACCCCGAGTTCGATCTCGCGGTCGACGCCGAGACCGACGAATCCAAAGCCAAGCCATCCAAAGGGACCGACGATAGCCAATGA
- the pth2 gene encoding peptidyl-tRNA hydrolase Pth2: MKQVIAARTDIGMGKGKLAAQVAHASLSAYEDTDPKTRNAWKGGGQKKIVVKAPNESTLFELADKARRDGLPHAIIRDAGHTQLEPGTPTAVAIGPGKENLVDRVTGDLSLY; encoded by the coding sequence ATGAAACAGGTCATCGCCGCCCGGACTGACATCGGCATGGGGAAAGGCAAACTCGCCGCCCAAGTCGCCCACGCCTCGCTGTCGGCCTACGAAGACACCGACCCGAAAACACGCAACGCCTGGAAAGGTGGCGGCCAGAAGAAGATCGTCGTCAAAGCGCCCAATGAGTCGACTCTCTTTGAACTCGCTGACAAAGCCCGCCGCGACGGCCTCCCACATGCGATCATCCGCGATGCAGGCCACACCCAACTCGAACCGGGGACGCCGACAGCGGTCGCCATTGGGCCGGGCAAGGAGAATCTGGTCGACCGCGTGACGGGCGATCTCTCGCTATACTGA
- a CDS encoding phosphate-starvation-inducible PsiE family protein: MRDDDSSTPSLSEQYSLLVERFVHGVELAAATVFAVLFAVGVVDLILQIGGAVQTGSITDPLVVIGFIDTGLLLLIIVEVYQTVLAYVEENNTRRIVQLVIYTGVIAMVRKAIIFRTGEYATLQDALLAAGAYTLLILALVALLFAERVYGGESPLLSD, from the coding sequence ATGAGAGATGACGATTCGTCTACGCCGTCGCTGTCGGAGCAGTATTCGCTGCTCGTCGAGCGGTTCGTCCACGGTGTCGAGTTGGCTGCCGCGACGGTGTTTGCGGTCCTCTTTGCGGTCGGCGTCGTCGACTTGATCCTCCAGATCGGCGGTGCGGTTCAGACCGGGAGCATCACCGACCCGCTTGTGGTGATCGGATTCATCGATACTGGCCTGTTGCTGTTGATTATCGTCGAAGTCTATCAGACAGTGCTGGCCTACGTCGAGGAGAACAACACCCGGCGGATCGTCCAGCTCGTGATCTACACCGGCGTGATCGCGATGGTCCGAAAGGCGATCATCTTTCGAACCGGTGAGTACGCAACCCTTCAGGACGCACTACTGGCTGCCGGTGCCTACACACTGCTGATTCTCGCGCTGGTGGCGCTGCTGTTCGCCGAGCGGGTCTATGGTGGTGAGTCCCCCCTTCTGTCCGACTGA
- the yciH gene encoding stress response translation initiation inhibitor YciH, which yields MVDDITGLPDDLDLDIEEDLARTETVLSVRMESRRYGKPMTIVEGFEDTTIDLKELASGLKQRLGAGGTVEGETIEIQGDHQRRLPELLREEGFAVDA from the coding sequence GTGGTTGATGACATCACCGGCCTTCCGGACGACCTTGACCTCGATATCGAGGAAGACCTCGCACGCACAGAAACCGTCCTCTCGGTTCGCATGGAGTCGCGTCGCTACGGTAAACCGATGACCATCGTCGAAGGATTCGAGGACACGACCATCGATCTCAAGGAGTTGGCCTCGGGACTCAAACAACGACTCGGCGCGGGCGGCACGGTCGAGGGCGAGACGATAGAGATTCAGGGCGACCACCAGCGTCGACTGCCCGAACTCCTCCGCGAAGAGGGGTTCGCCGTCGACGCCTGA
- the truD gene encoding tRNA pseudouridine(13) synthase TruD, with protein MRESHPIEQAVGIDYYVSDADGIGGQLRTEPDDFQVTEIENFDPEPVDADPGAYPEILLRATLRKWDTNDFAGRISDAMGISRERVAWAGTKDKHAVTTQLFSIRDVDPEAVDALDVNGAEIEVLGRTGRSISFGDLHGNRFVIRVRDADSDAPERTKETTAALREFVDSLDSGGTEGTAGVPNWFGQQRFGSQRPVTHEVGLNIVRREWREAVLSYVANPFETEREGTQSARQFVADEAASDDPDWQACLDQIPGYLGYERSMLHRLIEDGAETPADFRNALEAVPWNLQRLFVNAAQSYLFNQILSERLRRGIPFDRPVEGDVCCFVDREAPDGLYAPDTDRLQNVSGKRVDVMERHCSRGRAFVTAPLIGTETELAEGEPGEIEREILDELDLDPADFDLPGSFESTGTRRAILVRTDLDVDPDELTFEFALPSGSYATALMREYLKRGPLDL; from the coding sequence GTGCGTGAGTCCCACCCCATCGAACAGGCAGTCGGCATTGACTACTACGTGAGCGACGCCGACGGCATCGGTGGCCAACTTCGCACCGAGCCCGATGACTTTCAGGTCACAGAAATCGAGAATTTCGATCCCGAACCAGTCGACGCCGATCCCGGTGCGTACCCCGAAATCCTCCTGCGAGCCACGCTTCGAAAGTGGGACACCAACGATTTCGCGGGCCGGATCTCCGATGCGATGGGGATCAGCCGCGAGCGCGTCGCGTGGGCCGGGACCAAGGACAAACACGCCGTCACCACACAGCTGTTTTCGATTCGGGACGTCGACCCCGAAGCTGTCGACGCGCTGGATGTCAATGGCGCGGAGATCGAAGTCTTGGGCCGAACCGGGCGCTCGATCTCGTTTGGCGATCTCCACGGCAACCGATTCGTGATCCGGGTCCGCGATGCCGACTCCGATGCCCCCGAACGAACCAAAGAAACGACCGCCGCGCTCCGGGAGTTCGTCGACAGTCTCGATAGTGGCGGCACCGAAGGGACCGCTGGCGTCCCGAACTGGTTCGGTCAACAGCGGTTCGGCAGTCAGCGACCAGTTACCCACGAAGTCGGACTCAACATCGTCCGCCGCGAGTGGCGCGAGGCCGTGCTGTCGTACGTCGCCAACCCCTTTGAGACCGAACGCGAAGGGACACAGAGCGCTCGGCAGTTCGTCGCGGACGAGGCCGCTTCCGATGATCCTGACTGGCAGGCCTGCCTCGACCAAATTCCGGGCTATCTCGGCTACGAGCGATCCATGCTCCATCGCCTGATCGAAGACGGAGCCGAAACGCCCGCGGACTTCCGCAACGCACTCGAAGCCGTCCCCTGGAACCTCCAGCGACTGTTCGTCAATGCGGCCCAGTCGTATCTCTTCAACCAAATCCTCTCGGAGCGACTCCGTCGGGGGATTCCGTTTGACCGACCAGTCGAGGGCGACGTCTGTTGTTTCGTCGACCGCGAAGCTCCCGATGGACTCTATGCCCCCGACACCGACCGACTGCAGAACGTCTCGGGCAAGCGCGTCGACGTGATGGAACGACACTGTTCGCGCGGGCGGGCCTTCGTTACGGCCCCCCTAATCGGCACTGAGACGGAGTTAGCCGAGGGTGAACCCGGCGAGATCGAACGCGAGATTCTCGACGAGTTGGATCTCGATCCGGCTGACTTTGATTTACCGGGGAGTTTCGAGTCGACCGGGACGCGGCGGGCAATCTTGGTTCGGACCGATCTGGACGTCGACCCTGACGAACTGACCTTCGAGTTCGCGCTGCCGAGCGGGTCGTATGCGACCGCCCTCATGCGGGAGTATTTAAAACGCGGGCCGCTGGACCTGTAG
- the ndk gene encoding nucleoside-diphosphate kinase, which translates to MSHSERTLVLVKPDGVQRQLVGQILARLEAANLSITALELRYPEQRHVEQHYQEHQDKPFFGPLVEYLTDSPVIAAVLAGEDAIHTTRRIIGDTDPANADSETIRGELGVDSMDQADDEGRALRNLIHASADPEDAGREIPLWFPDHEPAE; encoded by the coding sequence ATGTCGCACTCCGAACGCACACTCGTTTTAGTCAAGCCCGACGGCGTCCAGCGACAGCTGGTCGGTCAGATTCTCGCACGGTTGGAAGCGGCGAACCTCTCGATCACCGCCCTCGAACTCCGCTATCCCGAACAGCGCCACGTCGAACAACATTATCAGGAACATCAGGACAAGCCGTTCTTTGGGCCGCTCGTGGAGTACCTCACTGACAGCCCAGTCATCGCCGCGGTGCTTGCGGGTGAGGATGCAATACACACGACCCGGCGGATCATCGGCGACACCGACCCAGCCAACGCCGACTCGGAAACGATCCGCGGCGAACTCGGCGTCGACTCGATGGACCAGGCCGACGACGAGGGGCGGGCGTTACGAAACCTCATCCACGCCAGCGCGGACCCCGAGGACGCTGGCCGAGAAATTCCACTCTGGTTTCCGGACCACGAGCCTGCCGAGTAG
- a CDS encoding aldo/keto reductase has translation MEYTTLGTTGIEVSRLCLGCMSFGKQNRDEWMLDEEGGRELIERAIELGITFFDTANIYSQGESEEILGDVLSEYDRDRFTVGTKVRFEMGDNPQSAGLSRKTIEQELDNSLERLGMDTVDLYQIHRWDYDTPIEQTLRALDDAVRRGKVRHIGASSMWAHQFAEALQTSERLGLERFETMQNLYNLAYREEEREMLPLCQKEGIGVIPWSPVAAGYLARPYEQDDATDRGEHETSLGRPYREGGGETINERVQELAAEKDRSMAQIALAWHLHKETVTAPIVGTSSVDHLEDAVEALSIDLSDNELSYLEEPYEPVRISGHE, from the coding sequence ATGGAGTATACCACACTGGGCACAACGGGCATCGAGGTCAGTCGACTCTGTCTGGGCTGTATGAGCTTCGGCAAGCAGAACCGCGACGAGTGGATGCTTGACGAGGAGGGCGGCCGCGAACTCATCGAGCGGGCCATCGAACTCGGAATCACGTTTTTCGACACTGCCAACATCTACTCGCAGGGCGAAAGTGAGGAGATTCTTGGGGATGTCCTCAGCGAGTACGACCGCGACCGGTTTACTGTGGGGACGAAAGTACGGTTCGAAATGGGCGACAACCCACAGTCGGCGGGTCTCTCGCGCAAGACCATCGAACAGGAGCTGGACAACTCTCTCGAACGACTGGGGATGGATACCGTCGACCTCTATCAGATCCACCGCTGGGATTACGACACCCCAATCGAACAGACGCTTCGCGCGCTCGACGACGCCGTTCGGCGCGGTAAGGTCCGACATATCGGAGCCTCATCGATGTGGGCACATCAGTTCGCCGAGGCGCTACAGACAAGCGAGCGACTCGGTCTCGAACGGTTCGAAACAATGCAGAACCTCTACAACCTGGCCTACCGCGAGGAGGAACGCGAGATGCTGCCGCTCTGCCAGAAGGAGGGAATCGGCGTCATTCCGTGGAGTCCGGTCGCGGCGGGCTATCTCGCCCGCCCCTACGAGCAGGACGATGCCACCGATCGGGGCGAACACGAAACGTCGCTTGGTCGACCCTACCGCGAGGGTGGCGGTGAGACGATCAACGAACGCGTCCAAGAACTCGCAGCCGAAAAGGACCGGTCGATGGCCCAGATCGCGCTGGCGTGGCATCTCCACAAGGAGACAGTCACCGCACCGATTGTCGGCACCTCAAGCGTCGACCACCTCGAAGACGCCGTCGAAGCGCTCTCTATCGACTTGTCCGACAACGAACTGTCGTATCTCGAAGAACCGTACGAGCCGGTTCGGATCAGCGGTCACGAGTGA
- a CDS encoding DUF2103 domain-containing protein yields the protein MHCGQCHADLDRPGDYCLVCHTANCDGVVVEFDREAATLTMLDDEDILGETTITTVPEPDDDHHDRNAVMELRNFAGRVADEIQRKRPETVFAAGEREPLRETRKQLHYEFYRVPEDNSVQAVIDRRGNRALEVVDIPPREKIGGSHSTIIGDRQGRKAISVVADHPHIKKIIPGPIDAGGIGSQKGLRAKITRADTNGNVRMLLRDGSSVQENRLVTTAMDLETGERVRTDLNEALAEEDLQ from the coding sequence ATGCACTGTGGGCAGTGCCACGCGGACCTCGACCGACCGGGCGACTACTGTCTGGTCTGTCACACTGCCAACTGCGACGGGGTCGTCGTCGAGTTCGACCGCGAGGCGGCCACCCTCACCATGCTCGACGACGAGGACATCCTCGGCGAGACCACGATCACAACCGTTCCCGAACCGGACGATGACCACCACGACCGAAACGCCGTGATGGAACTCCGCAACTTCGCGGGACGGGTCGCCGACGAGATCCAGCGCAAGCGCCCCGAAACCGTGTTTGCGGCCGGTGAGCGCGAACCCCTTCGAGAGACGCGCAAACAGCTCCATTACGAGTTTTATCGCGTTCCAGAGGACAACTCCGTGCAGGCAGTTATTGATCGGCGGGGGAATCGAGCCCTCGAAGTCGTCGACATCCCGCCACGCGAGAAAATCGGCGGCAGCCACTCGACCATTATTGGCGACCGGCAAGGACGAAAAGCGATCAGCGTGGTTGCGGACCATCCACACATCAAGAAAATCATTCCCGGCCCGATTGATGCCGGGGGAATCGGCTCCCAGAAGGGACTCCGGGCGAAGATTACACGGGCAGATACCAACGGCAACGTGCGAATGCTGTTGCGGGATGGCTCAAGCGTTCAGGAAAACCGACTGGTGACGACCGCGATGGATCTCGAAACCGGCGAGCGAGTACGGACAGATCTCAACGAGGCGCTGGCCGAGGAAGATCTGCAGTAG
- a CDS encoding eL43 family ribosomal protein, whose amino-acid sequence MAENKARSTGSAGRFGARYGRVSRKRVKEIEAGMQNAEVDGDSVKRVGTGIWVNEETGEKFAGGAYKPETPGGRQVRRSIRAALSEDE is encoded by the coding sequence ATGGCCGAAAACAAGGCACGATCTACCGGCAGCGCTGGCCGATTTGGCGCACGGTACGGACGCGTCTCACGCAAGCGGGTCAAAGAGATCGAAGCGGGAATGCAGAACGCCGAGGTCGACGGCGACAGCGTCAAACGCGTCGGCACCGGCATCTGGGTCAACGAAGAGACCGGCGAGAAGTTCGCTGGCGGGGCTTACAAGCCAGAGACGCCCGGTGGACGACAGGTCCGACGGTCGATCCGCGCGGCACTCTCCGAAGACGAATAA
- a CDS encoding DNA-directed RNA polymerase subunit P: protein MSYKCSRCKRDVTLDEYGGVRCPYCGHRVLLKERGGGIKEVPVE, encoded by the coding sequence ATGAGCTACAAATGTTCCCGCTGTAAACGAGACGTGACGCTCGACGAGTACGGCGGCGTTCGCTGTCCGTACTGCGGTCACCGCGTCCTGCTGAAGGAACGCGGCGGCGGCATCAAAGAAGTCCCCGTCGAGTAA
- a CDS encoding KEOPS complex subunit Pcc1, translating into MSPHVHTAALCFEYPTAAAARLIERSVRVEVDQLDADRSTAGVSRTNTRVEVDIAADDLVALRAGLNSWLRYLSVAEQVAGCESTRHS; encoded by the coding sequence GTGTCCCCGCACGTTCATACTGCAGCTCTTTGCTTCGAGTATCCGACCGCCGCGGCCGCACGACTCATCGAGCGGAGCGTCCGCGTCGAAGTCGACCAACTCGACGCCGACCGGTCGACGGCTGGTGTGAGCCGAACCAATACGCGGGTCGAGGTCGACATTGCGGCCGACGATCTGGTCGCGCTTCGGGCGGGGCTCAACAGCTGGCTTCGGTATCTCTCGGTGGCCGAACAGGTGGCTGGCTGTGAGTCGACACGGCACTCGTAA
- a CDS encoding prefoldin subunit beta: MQGNLPPEAQEKLETLQDLQETAQNVAEQKQQTETQLNDTETALEALEGVDDDSVMYREVGELLIQTDYDEAAEDLEEKQESLEVRVEQLTKQETRVQERFEDLQEELQEMLSGAGGPGGPQGPGGAGA; encoded by the coding sequence ATGCAGGGTAATCTGCCGCCAGAAGCCCAGGAGAAGCTCGAAACGCTCCAGGATCTTCAAGAGACAGCACAGAACGTCGCCGAACAGAAACAGCAGACCGAGACCCAGCTCAACGACACCGAGACCGCCCTCGAAGCCCTCGAAGGCGTCGACGATGACTCGGTTATGTACCGCGAGGTCGGCGAACTGCTGATCCAGACCGACTACGACGAGGCCGCCGAGGACCTCGAAGAGAAACAGGAGAGCCTCGAAGTCCGCGTCGAGCAGCTCACCAAACAGGAAACCCGCGTCCAAGAACGCTTCGAGGACCTTCAGGAAGAGCTTCAGGAGATGCTCAGCGGTGCAGGCGGCCCCGGTGGTCCGCAGGGCCCCGGCGGCGCAGGCGCCTAA
- a CDS encoding DUF3194 domain-containing protein has product MSEPTDETVVQTAAEAAEGLVFARFANSAVKDLDITVGFDDGILDVDVYLNTVDDTDADPDDVAHEAIEAAEEAVDELFA; this is encoded by the coding sequence ATGTCGGAGCCGACTGACGAGACCGTCGTTCAGACGGCCGCCGAGGCCGCTGAAGGTCTCGTCTTTGCCCGATTTGCGAACAGTGCAGTCAAAGACCTCGACATCACCGTCGGATTCGATGACGGGATTCTCGATGTCGACGTCTACTTGAATACCGTCGACGACACCGACGCTGACCCCGACGACGTGGCCCACGAAGCCATCGAGGCAGCCGAGGAAGCCGTCGACGAACTGTTTGCCTGA
- a CDS encoding GMP synthase subunit A: MTRIVVIDNHGQFTHLEHRALRDLGVDTELIDNDVDPSEVDADGIVLSGGPDMDRAGRSAEYLDGDVPVLGICLGMQLIAEELGGTTGSGEYGGYADVTVEILDDDDPLIGSLAPETRVWASHADEVKTLPDGFTHTGTSDVCGVEAMSDTDRDLYGVQWHPEVIHTEQGEEVFENFVDICE; the protein is encoded by the coding sequence ATGACTCGCATTGTCGTTATCGACAACCATGGGCAGTTTACGCATCTGGAGCACCGTGCGCTCCGGGATCTCGGCGTCGACACCGAGCTGATCGACAACGATGTCGACCCCAGCGAGGTCGACGCAGACGGGATCGTCCTTTCCGGTGGCCCGGATATGGATCGCGCCGGTCGCTCGGCGGAGTATCTCGACGGCGACGTCCCCGTTCTCGGCATCTGTCTCGGGATGCAACTCATCGCCGAAGAACTCGGCGGTACCACCGGCTCCGGCGAATACGGCGGCTACGCCGACGTCACCGTGGAGATCCTCGACGACGACGACCCACTGATCGGCTCGCTGGCTCCCGAAACCCGCGTCTGGGCCAGCCACGCCGACGAGGTCAAAACGCTTCCTGATGGCTTTACGCATACTGGGACCTCAGACGTCTGTGGTGTTGAGGCAATGAGCGACACCGACCGCGATCTGTACGGTGTCCAGTGGCATCCCGAGGTTATTCACACCGAACAGGGCGAAGAGGTCTTCGAGAACTTCGTCGACATCTGCGAGTAG
- a CDS encoding DUF5815 family protein, giving the protein MAEPRVPGEPSEALELPCGEQVPIGEFDLGMREFDCDCGSTHGVVMDVHPPDRFLPEFLVEVLQEAIETTSAEMPEFGTPHLLGIVLEEFPDQVASHDATEDQDVGFAMLWVTDFDSQKLHELIVELVIELMEHAVSHAEDTTALTEFEQQMHEFDVAEFVDQYRSQRDLSEHDVY; this is encoded by the coding sequence ATGGCAGAACCACGCGTCCCGGGCGAGCCCAGCGAGGCGCTCGAACTCCCCTGTGGCGAGCAGGTCCCAATCGGCGAGTTCGACCTCGGCATGCGGGAGTTCGACTGCGACTGTGGGTCGACCCACGGCGTCGTGATGGACGTCCATCCACCCGACCGGTTTCTCCCGGAGTTTCTCGTCGAAGTCCTCCAAGAGGCAATCGAGACCACCAGCGCCGAGATGCCGGAGTTCGGCACGCCCCACCTGCTGGGCATCGTCCTCGAAGAGTTCCCCGACCAAGTGGCCTCTCACGACGCCACCGAGGACCAAGACGTCGGCTTTGCGATGCTGTGGGTGACTGATTTCGATTCGCAAAAGCTCCACGAACTCATCGTCGAACTCGTGATTGAACTGATGGAACACGCCGTCAGTCACGCCGAAGACACCACCGCCCTCACCGAGTTCGAACAGCAGATGCACGAGTTCGACGTGGCCGAATTCGTCGACCAGTACCGCTCCCAACGCGACCTCAGCGAACACGACGTCTACTAA